The Geothrix sp. DNA segment GACCGCCGGGGCCAGGAAGACGCTCGGGTTCGCCATCTTCTACATGGTCATCAACATCGGGAGCGTGGTGGGGCGGGTGGTGGCCTATTTCGTGCGCAGCCGGCCTGGCTTCGATCTCAGCATCATCTTCGGTGTCAGCATGGCTGCCGCTCTGGTCGCCTTCGTCATGGTGCTGTTCTTCTACAAGGATCCCGACCTGGAAATGGGCGTGACCGAAAAGGCGCCCTCCCGCTCCCTCCGGGACATCTTCATGGGGATCTTCACCGCCCTCGGGAATGGACGCTTCGCCCTCTTCATCGTGGTGGCCAGCGGGTTCTACTTCATCTACAACCAGGTCTACACGCTGTTGCCGCTCTACGTGAAGCGGACTGTGGAACTGAGCCCCAGGATGGACCTCTACACCGCGGCCAACCCGGTCGTGATCGTGGCCTTCCAGCTCCTGATCACGAAGCTCTTCGGCAAGCTCCCACCCATCAAATCGATCGTCATCGGGACGGTGATCATCGGGCTGTCGATGCTCATCAACATCGTGCCGGTGTACCTCTCCGGTGGCGTCGAGGAGGGTACGAGATTCCTCTTCTGGGTGCTTCCGCTGGGATCGGTGTTCATCATCCTGACGGTCGCACTCATCGCCTTCGGCGAATTGTTTGCATCGAGTCGCCTCTACGAGTACATCGGGTCCCTTTCGCCCAAGGGACAGGAGGGCCTGTTTCTCGGGTACGCCCAGCTGCCCATGGGAATTGGGGCCATCGTGGGTGGCCCTGTGGGCACGGTGTTCTTCAACTACTTCATGTGCCGCCACGCGGAGAGACTGCCGAACGGCCTGCTCAAGTTGGATCCGACCTACGCCATGCTCGGCTGGGTCATCCTCGGTTCGTTTGGTCTGCTAAGCGCCCTCAGCATGCTGATCTACAACCGCTGGCTGCAGAGGCAGCCCGCCTAGGGATCACCGCTTCGGCAGGATGGCCGCGAAGGTGGCCTGGAGCTCCCGGAAGCTGAAGGGCTTGGCCAGGATGGTCACGCCCTGGATGGCGCGGGCCAGGTCCAGGGCCCGCTGATCGGCCCGGCCCGTGGACAGCAGGATGGGTACCTCCGGCAGGGCGGCCCGGAGCCGCGGCAGGGTGCGGGCCCCGCCCCAGCCAGGCATGTTCATGTCGAGGATGACCACGTCCGGCCGGAAGCCCTGGTTCACCAGCTCCATGGCCTGCTCGCCGCTGGAGGTGACGGTGGCCTCGTGCCCCATGGCCTCGAGCTGCGCCGCGACCGAGCTCTGGATCAACTCGTCGTCGTCCACCAGCAGGATGCGGCAGGAGGCGCCCGACTGGGTGGCCTCATCCTCCTCCCGGGTGGCCGGTTCCACCTGGGTGGGGACCGACTGGAAGCGCATCTCGACGGTGGTTCCCAGGCCCAGCCGGCTCTGGATGCTCAGGTCGCCGTGGTGGGCCTTCACGGTACTGTAGGCCAGGGACAGTCCCAGGCCGGTTCCCTTCCCCTGGGCCTTGGTCGTGTAGAAGGGTTCGACGGCGTGCTCGAGCGTCTCCGGGGACATGCCGCTGCCCGTATCCGCCACGGTGAGGAGGACCCGGCCGTCCGTCAGATTCCGGGTGCCCAGCGTGAGGTTGCCCCCCTCCGGCATCGCATCCACGGCGTTCACGCAGAGGTTCATGAGGACGAGGCTCAGGGCATCGGGATCACCGAGGATGGTCCCCACCTGGGGGTCGAGATCCAGCCGGATGGCGACGTTCGCGGGGATGGTCCGCTCCAGCAGACGGGCTTCTTCCTGGACGAGGCCGTTGAGGGACACCGAGCGTTCGCCGGTCATGTCCTTCCGGGCGAAATCCAGCAGGCTCTTCACCATGTTCCGGCCCCGCAGGCAGGCCTTCGTGATGGTCTGGAAGGTGCTGTGAAGCCGGGTCCCCTCCGGCTGCAGGTCCAGGTTCGTGGTGGCGAGGCCGAGGATCGCCCCCAGCACATTGTTCATGTCGTGGGCCAGGCCGCCCGCCAGGTTGCCCAGGCTTTCCATTTTTTGGGCAAGACGGAGGGCCTCCTGGGTCTGGATCTCGTCGGTGATGTCGCGGAAGACGGCGAGGCTGCCCGTGACCTGGCCCGCCGCGTCCCGGCGGGGGGTGGCGGTCAGCTGCAGGGTGCGTCGCGTGCCGTCGGCCCTGCGGATGTGGGTCTGGTAGGAGTCGGTCTGCCCATCCACGCGGCGCGTCGTCTGGGCCCTCGCCTGGTGCCAGTCGACGTCGTCCATGAAGGTACGGAGGTTCTGGCCGATCAGCGGATTGGACCCCACCCCGAAAATGCGGGCCGCCTCCGGGTTGGCCATGATGATCGTCTCGTGGAGGTCCGTGGCGGCCACGCCCTCCCCGAGGATCTCGATCAGCTCCCGGTGGTGCGCCTCGCTCTCCCGCAGGGAGCTCTCCGCTTCCGCCTTCTCGGTGAGGTCCCGGATGAAGCCGATGATCATGTCCCGGCTCGGGATGTGGGTGGTGGACACCTCCACGGGGAAGGAGGAGCCATCCTTCCGCTTGTGCCGGGACTGGAAGCGGTCCATGCCCTCGGCCTTCATCTTCTCGGTGTGCTGGTCGGTCTCGGTGCGGGTCTCATTGGCCTCCAGGGCGGAAACGTGCAGGGTCCGCAGTTCCTCGATGGAATAGCCGGTCATCCGTGCATAGGCCTCGTTGGCATCGAGGAGATCGCCGCGGCCGTTCACCAGGACGAAGCCGTCCAGGTTCGTCCGGAGCAGAGCCCGGTACTCCTCGGCCTGGGCGACGACCTTCTCCTCCTGGGACTCGAAGTGGAGGGCGTTGCGCAGGATCAGGGCGAACACCGGTGACAGCACGTCCAGCATGTGGATGACGTCGTCCGTGCGCTGGAGGTCCAGGTGGTCGAGGGCGATGAGGGTGCCCACCCGCAGGCCGCCCACGCGGAGCGGCGTCAGGCTGAGGGACTTGATCTCCAGGCTGCCCAGGGCCTCGCCGATGGCCTTCGGCACCAGGGGCTGGAAGTAGATGGTTGCGTTCTTCGGGTCGGGATCGGCCTTGATGACCTGGCCCAGCCCCGCGAGCAGGTTCCCGTTCCTCGCCCGCTCGGGCTCGAGCGCCACGATCCGGATGGGATTGCGCTGGAGGTCGGACCCGTGCTGGAGCATTGCCACGGCCCGGACGCCGAGCACCTCCCGGAGCTTGCGCGTCAGGAACCGGCCCATTTCGGCGGGGCTCTCCGAGAACCGCAGGATCTCGGCGAGCAGGTCCACGATCATGAACTGGACGGCAGCGGCGTCGGTCCTCTGGTTGCGCTCAGTCATGGTGGCCTGCGGTCTGGATGGCCTGTCTCAGGTTGGCGAGCAGGGGATCGAGGGAGACGGGGAGGATTTCCACGGGGAGGCCCAGGAATTCGCTGGCCCCGGCGAGCTCTTCATGGGGCACGGGCAGGATGCCAGTATCAAGGTAGATCAGCCGCGTGTGCAGTTCCTGCATGAAGGTCTTCGCGCAGGGGCCCAGGAGGCCCAGCTGCCCCACGAAGACCTGCCGCCAGGAGCGGGCCCATTCCGGCATGAGGAAGAAGGCGCCCTCCCGGCGGAGCTTCCGGTAGGTCTCGCGGCCGAGGACGATTTCGCAGCAGTTGATCCCCTGGGTCCGGGTGGTCCCGGGCTCCGCTTCGAAGTCCTCCATGTGCCCGCAGCAGTCGCCGTAGGCGATGACCACATCCCGGTCCGGGTCCTGCCTGCGGGCCGCCTCGAGAGCCTCCTGGAGCCGCACCTCGAGTTTCGCCGGGACCATGTGCAGCATTGAATTCAGGTACTCCACGGGCAGGTCGAGCCTGCCCGAGGCCTGCAGGGCCTCGAGCTCCTTCCGGAAGATCGAACAGGCGATGCACCGCACGCGACGGGGATCCTGGTTCATGCGGGGACCCGCCCGGCCCGGCACACGGCGTCGGTGAGCGCCTCGATGCACTCCGGAGGGGTGTCCAGGGGGATGTCGGCGCAGCAGGTCGCCAGGGCGAATTGCTGATCCGGGCCACGCTGCGCCAGGGCCCGGTCGCACAGGACCCCGACCTCGTCCGGGCGAAGTCCCGCCAGGTCGGGGCCGCTGAGGTTCCCCAGCAGGAGCGGGCCTGCGCCCAGCACCCTCCGGGCCTCGCCAAGGTCTTCGCCGGCATCGAGGACATAGCCCACGACGTTCGGGTGGCCCATGAAATCGCCGAGGTGGGGGAGCAGGGGGCAGCCTCCGTGGTGCAGGATGACGGGGCCGGGGATCTCGGCCAGGGCCTCTCTGAGCGCGGGTCGGCCCAGGGTTTCCACCACCCGTTCGGGGACGATGAAGCGGTTGGTCAGGTTGGCGGTCAGGGCCAGCGCAGTGGCGCCGTCGCCCAGCATGGCCTTGCCGAGGGCGGCGAAGAAGGGCGTCAGGCGGTCGAGGAGGGCCCGGGCGACCTCCGGCTGGAACAGGAGGGCATCCAGCCAGGCCTCGAGGCCGATGATGAGCGGCGGCAGGTCGAGGGGACTGACCAGGAGCCCGATGACGGGGACCCGGCCCGCGTACCTCCCGGCGAGCAGGCGGATGCTCTCCCGCAGGTAGAGGATGCCCGGGTGGCTGTCCACGTCGGGCAGCGGCAGCCTGAGCGCCGCCTCGGCGGATTCCGCCGCGAAGGCGGCCACATTGGGCGGCTGGCGGAGACTGGAGGTCACCCGGCTGCCGAAGGCCTCGCCGAGGCCGGCCAGGACGAAGGGGCTGATGAGGAAGTCGGGGCTGAAGGTCTCGAGGATGGCGACCTGGCCCTCGACGTAGACCGCGGGATCCCGGTAGTGATCCTTGAGGGAGGCGCCCGTGAGCTTCGCTCCGTAGAGCCCGGCGTTGAGGAGCAGGAGGGGCCGGTCGGCCGGCTGGTCCTGGAGGGCGGCCATCAACCGCTCGAGGCTGTTCATGGCAGGGCACGCAGGGGGGTGGGGTCCAGGTTCAGGGAGCGCTGCCAGAGCCGCTCGAACAGGGCCGAGGCCTCCAGGGCGCTGGTGGCGGTGCCATCCCCGCCCAGGTCCGACACCAGCTCGGGTCGCAGCTTGAAGACGGCGCCCCCCACGGCGAGCTGGACCTTGCCGGTCAGTCCGCGCCGGTCGATCTCCGCCCGGATCCGGGCCACGTTCTTGGCGGTGGTGTACATCATGGCCGAGGCGCCGATCACCCGCGCCCCGGTCTCTTCGGCCTGATCCACGAACTGGGCCGGCGGGACATCCACGCCCAGGTCGCGCACGTCCCAGCCGGCGGTCCGGAGGAAGGCCACGACCATGTTCCGGCCGAGAGGATGGAAATCATCCTCGACGTTGCCCAGGAGCACCGGCCCCTTGGAGGGGAGGATCGGGCCGCCATCGGGGCTGGATTCACGCAGCAGCCTGGACAGGACATCTTCCGCGACCTTCGAGGCCACGTAGCCGGTGGCGAGGGAGACGCCGCCATGGCCCTGGGACCAGAGCGTCCCGAAGGACTCCAGGGTGGGGGACAGCAGCTCCGGGACCACCTGGCTGAAGGAACGGCCGACGGCCCAGGCGTCGACCACGGCCGCCGCGCCGGCACGGTCGGCCCGCTCGATGGCGTCGAGCAGTTCCTGGCAGTAGTTCCGATCCATGATGCCTCCACCCCGAGGGCGGGAACCCGCGCGCAGGCCTCAGCGACCTGACTGGAATATGACCCGGTTGACCCACTGGATGTATCGGTAAGAAATGGTCATGGGGAAAATTTGGGGCCGGGGGTGGGCGGCGCAGGCAGTCCATCTCCCTGCAACCGGGTCTATTCCCTGCCGTTCCGCGAATTGACGATGCCTGTGCTCACAGATTCCCGCGATAATGGGGAACTCCTCCGAGGTTGTGATGTCCAAGAAGGAAACGCCGCTGTTCCCCCTCCGCAAGGGCCTGCACACGCGGCAGGCGCACGTGGACCTGCCCGCGGGCACCTTCGAGGAGGAGCACGCCCGGCAGGGCTTCTTCGGCCGCACCACGCACCTCTACCGCCTGCATCCGGTGACGGACTGGACCCGCATCGAGGGGCCCCTGCGGCCCCACAGCTACGACCTGAACGGCCTGCAGCCCTCTGGGGATGAGGCCATCCGGGCCTCGATGTTCGGTTCCACCGAGGCGGCTTTCGCCCCCATCTGCCTGCTGCACAACCACGATGTCGCCCTGCACTGGGTGGCGCCCGCCGCCATGGACTTCTTCTACCGCAATGCGGATGGCGACGATGTCTACTACATTCATGCGGGCAGCGGAAAGCTGGAGACTTCCTTCGGCGCACTGGTCTACGCCACCGGGGACTACCTGGTGATCCCCCGGGGCACCACCTACCGCTTCCTGCCCGACTCGGCTGACCAGCGCTACCTGCTCATCGAGAGCTTCAGCGAGGTCACCATCCCCGATCGCAACCAGCTGGGCCCCAACGCCATCTTCGACCCTGCCATGGTGGACACGCCGGAGCTGGAGCCCTACGACGCGACGCCGAGGGAATGGGCCGTCCACATCAAGCGCGAGAACGAGATCACCAAGGTTTTCTACCCCTTCAATCCGCTGGACGTGGTGGGCTGGAAGGGCGACCTCACCGTGTGGCGCATCAACGTGAAGGACATCCGGCCCGTCCTCAGCGCCCGCTACCACCTGCCGCCCAGCGCGCACTCCACCTTCATCGCGAACAACTTCGTCATCTGCTCCTTCCTGCCGCGGCCCTTCGAGGAGGAGGAGGGCGCCATGCGCGTGCCCTTCTACCACTCCAACATCGACTACGACGAGGTGCTGTTCTACTCCGCGGGCCACTTCTTCAGCCGAGATGGCATCGGCGCGGGCATGGTGACCTGGCATCCCCAGGGCATCCACCACGGGCCGCACCCCAAGGCCATCCCCCTCAGCAAGACCAAGGAGCGTACCGACGAGGTGGCCGTCATGGTGGATACCTTCCGTCCCCTGAAGGCCACGCCTGCCGCAGGGCTGGTGGAGAACGTCAACTACTGGGCGAGCTGGAAGTAGGACGAGGTGCTGGCGGAAGCCTAGCCCGCGCCCAGGAACCGCTCCACGATCCGCCTCAGGGGCATGTACAGGAACCGGAAGGGGCCGTGGTGTTGCCGGCGGTCCAGCAGGTTTCGCGCTCGCATGGGGCACCCAATTGGAGGATTGATGAGAATTTCCATCATCTGCTTTGGCGACGCAAGTGAATAAGTAGGAAACCGGCAAAAATCGTAAATCGAAGATCTATCGATCATCTAAGCCCTCCTTCCATCCCGCCAGTCCGAGGCGGTTTGCTAGGCTGGATCGGGAGACGCGGCATGGAACCACGAACGGCGATGATGGCGATGCTCATGGGCCCGGAGTGGGTGAAGGGGCTGCTGGGCTGGATGGGGCGCAGCGGCTGGTCGCGCCTGGGCCACCTGCTCCTGGTGGCGGTCGCCTGCGTCGGGCTCCTCCTGGCCGTGAAGCTGGTCACCCGCGCCGTGCGCCGGGCCGTGGACGATGGGAACGACGACGTGACCTCGGACTCCGAGCGGCGGGCCGAGACCCTGGGTTCCGTGCTCACCAATGCGGCCCGCGTGTTGGTGGTGGCCTTCTTCCTGCTGATGACGCTGCAGGAATTCGGCGTGAACATCGGCCCCCTGGTGGCCGGTGCGGGCGTGGCGGGCGTGGCCCTGGGTTTCGGCGCCCAGAGCCTGGTGAAGGACGTCATCAGCGGGTTCTTCCTGCTCATGGAGAACCAGTTCGGCGTGGGCGACATCATCAGCGTGGACGACAAGCACACGGGCACCGTGGAGCGCATGACCCTGCGCATCACCCAGCTGCGGGATGCGGAAGGCCGCGCCCACTTCGTGCCGAACGGCTCCATCATCCGCGTGGTGGTGCTCTCCAAGGATTTCGCCCGCGCCCTGGTGGACGTGGAGGTGGACTACGGCACCGATCCCGACCGGGCCTTCGAGGTGCTCCGGCAGGCCGGCGCGAAGCTGCATGCGGACTGGCCCGACCAGGTCATGGAACCCCTCGAGGTCAAAGGCATCGAGACCCTCAGCCCCAGCGGCTTCATCATCCGCACTTTCACCAAGACCGCGCCCGGGGCCCAGTGGGAAGTCGCGCGGGAGCTGCGCCGGCGGATCCTGCTGGCCTTCCGCGCGGCCGGCATCGAGATTCCCTACCCGCAGCGGGTGGTCCATCACCGGGGCGCCACCCCCGGGACCGGGGCGGAATCGGACGACTGAGCGGACCTGTGGGAACCAGCCGCCCGCGGACGGGGGTCAGCGTACCAGCCAGGCCCGCGCGATCCTGCCGTCCTTGACTTCGTAGATCACGACCGCCGTGAGCGGAGGACGCTCCGCCCCGCCCGGTACGAGGAGCACGCCGGTGATGCGCTCCTGATCGAGCACGAAGGGGGTCTGAAGGACGCGGTGGAGGACCTCTGCATGGAGCGTCGGATTGGCCTGGAACCGGGCCGCATAGAAGGCGCGGATGGCCGCCGTGCCCTTGGCCAGGAGGGCACCGGTGGCGAGTTCGACGATCTCGGCATCGGCGGCATAGGTGGCGGCGAAGGCCTCCGCATCGTGGCGGTTGTAGGCGTCGAGCTGGGCCTGGATGACGGGCTGAGGGGCCAGGTCCGTCACCGGCGTCAGGATGGGAGGAGGGAGGGGTGGCAGCATGGACGGGTCCTCAGCGGATGCCCACGTGGCCGCGCACCGATTCGATGAGCCGGGCGGAGTCGTAGCCCAGGCCATCCTTGAAGACCGTCACCACGTTCTCGACGTCAGCGATGTTCCGGGAGGGGTCGCCCTTCACCACCACCAGGTCCGCCTGCTTGCCGGGGGCCAGG contains these protein-coding regions:
- a CDS encoding MFS transporter, producing MSSEPTFREKYAFPSTFWSANVIELFERAAFYAMASFVVIYLGQLGFGATWPGVINGPLLWGTLYLMPIFSGTMADRIGFKKALLLAFGVLAIGYFLMGSPVWFGGHRLQNAMTDRVTVGWQLWITVIMGIQLIGLGGSFVKPCIAGTVQKTAGARKTLGFAIFYMVINIGSVVGRVVAYFVRSRPGFDLSIIFGVSMAAALVAFVMVLFFYKDPDLEMGVTEKAPSRSLRDIFMGIFTALGNGRFALFIVVASGFYFIYNQVYTLLPLYVKRTVELSPRMDLYTAANPVVIVAFQLLITKLFGKLPPIKSIVIGTVIIGLSMLINIVPVYLSGGVEEGTRFLFWVLPLGSVFIILTVALIAFGELFASSRLYEYIGSLSPKGQEGLFLGYAQLPMGIGAIVGGPVGTVFFNYFMCRHAERLPNGLLKLDPTYAMLGWVILGSFGLLSALSMLIYNRWLQRQPA
- a CDS encoding hybrid sensor histidine kinase/response regulator → MTERNQRTDAAAVQFMIVDLLAEILRFSESPAEMGRFLTRKLREVLGVRAVAMLQHGSDLQRNPIRIVALEPERARNGNLLAGLGQVIKADPDPKNATIYFQPLVPKAIGEALGSLEIKSLSLTPLRVGGLRVGTLIALDHLDLQRTDDVIHMLDVLSPVFALILRNALHFESQEEKVVAQAEEYRALLRTNLDGFVLVNGRGDLLDANEAYARMTGYSIEELRTLHVSALEANETRTETDQHTEKMKAEGMDRFQSRHKRKDGSSFPVEVSTTHIPSRDMIIGFIRDLTEKAEAESSLRESEAHHRELIEILGEGVAATDLHETIIMANPEAARIFGVGSNPLIGQNLRTFMDDVDWHQARAQTTRRVDGQTDSYQTHIRRADGTRRTLQLTATPRRDAAGQVTGSLAVFRDITDEIQTQEALRLAQKMESLGNLAGGLAHDMNNVLGAILGLATTNLDLQPEGTRLHSTFQTITKACLRGRNMVKSLLDFARKDMTGERSVSLNGLVQEEARLLERTIPANVAIRLDLDPQVGTILGDPDALSLVLMNLCVNAVDAMPEGGNLTLGTRNLTDGRVLLTVADTGSGMSPETLEHAVEPFYTTKAQGKGTGLGLSLAYSTVKAHHGDLSIQSRLGLGTTVEMRFQSVPTQVEPATREEDEATQSGASCRILLVDDDELIQSSVAAQLEAMGHEATVTSSGEQAMELVNQGFRPDVVILDMNMPGWGGARTLPRLRAALPEVPILLSTGRADQRALDLARAIQGVTILAKPFSFRELQATFAAILPKR
- a CDS encoding DUF1638 domain-containing protein, with translation MNQDPRRVRCIACSIFRKELEALQASGRLDLPVEYLNSMLHMVPAKLEVRLQEALEAARRQDPDRDVVIAYGDCCGHMEDFEAEPGTTRTQGINCCEIVLGRETYRKLRREGAFFLMPEWARSWRQVFVGQLGLLGPCAKTFMQELHTRLIYLDTGILPVPHEELAGASEFLGLPVEILPVSLDPLLANLRQAIQTAGHHD
- a CDS encoding uroporphyrinogen decarboxylase family protein, producing the protein MAALQDQPADRPLLLLNAGLYGAKLTGASLKDHYRDPAVYVEGQVAILETFSPDFLISPFVLAGLGEAFGSRVTSSLRQPPNVAAFAAESAEAALRLPLPDVDSHPGILYLRESIRLLAGRYAGRVPVIGLLVSPLDLPPLIIGLEAWLDALLFQPEVARALLDRLTPFFAALGKAMLGDGATALALTANLTNRFIVPERVVETLGRPALREALAEIPGPVILHHGGCPLLPHLGDFMGHPNVVGYVLDAGEDLGEARRVLGAGPLLLGNLSGPDLAGLRPDEVGVLCDRALAQRGPDQQFALATCCADIPLDTPPECIEALTDAVCRAGRVPA
- a CDS encoding cobalamin B12-binding domain-containing protein translates to MDRNYCQELLDAIERADRAGAAAVVDAWAVGRSFSQVVPELLSPTLESFGTLWSQGHGGVSLATGYVASKVAEDVLSRLLRESSPDGGPILPSKGPVLLGNVEDDFHPLGRNMVVAFLRTAGWDVRDLGVDVPPAQFVDQAEETGARVIGASAMMYTTAKNVARIRAEIDRRGLTGKVQLAVGGAVFKLRPELVSDLGGDGTATSALEASALFERLWQRSLNLDPTPLRALP
- a CDS encoding homogentisate 1,2-dioxygenase; translation: MSKKETPLFPLRKGLHTRQAHVDLPAGTFEEEHARQGFFGRTTHLYRLHPVTDWTRIEGPLRPHSYDLNGLQPSGDEAIRASMFGSTEAAFAPICLLHNHDVALHWVAPAAMDFFYRNADGDDVYYIHAGSGKLETSFGALVYATGDYLVIPRGTTYRFLPDSADQRYLLIESFSEVTIPDRNQLGPNAIFDPAMVDTPELEPYDATPREWAVHIKRENEITKVFYPFNPLDVVGWKGDLTVWRINVKDIRPVLSARYHLPPSAHSTFIANNFVICSFLPRPFEEEEGAMRVPFYHSNIDYDEVLFYSAGHFFSRDGIGAGMVTWHPQGIHHGPHPKAIPLSKTKERTDEVAVMVDTFRPLKATPAAGLVENVNYWASWK
- a CDS encoding mechanosensitive ion channel family protein codes for the protein MEPRTAMMAMLMGPEWVKGLLGWMGRSGWSRLGHLLLVAVACVGLLLAVKLVTRAVRRAVDDGNDDVTSDSERRAETLGSVLTNAARVLVVAFFLLMTLQEFGVNIGPLVAGAGVAGVALGFGAQSLVKDVISGFFLLMENQFGVGDIISVDDKHTGTVERMTLRITQLRDAEGRAHFVPNGSIIRVVVLSKDFARALVDVEVDYGTDPDRAFEVLRQAGAKLHADWPDQVMEPLEVKGIETLSPSGFIIRTFTKTAPGAQWEVARELRRRILLAFRAAGIEIPYPQRVVHHRGATPGTGAESDD
- a CDS encoding nuclear transport factor 2 family protein, which encodes MLPPLPPPILTPVTDLAPQPVIQAQLDAYNRHDAEAFAATYAADAEIVELATGALLAKGTAAIRAFYAARFQANPTLHAEVLHRVLQTPFVLDQERITGVLLVPGGAERPPLTAVVIYEVKDGRIARAWLVR